One region of Strongyloides ratti genome assembly S_ratti_ED321, chromosome : X genomic DNA includes:
- a CDS encoding Phosphate-regulating neutral endopeptidase — protein MVNDTEVGTEVLPKEVVVSEKKKNGGINKILLCLLIIFIILFAIMSAAVGMFYFKSTPDICLSSGCIRTASVILSSMNASANPCDDFYAYACGNWMKNNPIPDDAPSVSNFENLGHDLELALKELLEEKVIEGLDGEAVKKAKGFYNLCLNSSQIMSTWRSVFNEVIESFGGWPALDPDVDVSDIKIEHLYGKMVSQFKADSLFKASVQPDDKNSEKHIILLDQPALNLFARDFYIMDEAEDERQAYVTLITDVLLLLDASSESVNQSAKEILAFETQLANVSDSSYNENVTATEEQRHDIADMYNKITLGEMKKKLPNFDWILFFDTLFEKIPDTNGKKIIFDDSTQIVIYGIDFVYKLNELLPKYDKRTIVNYLNWCWFYKAMVRDLPDPFAFTIFKFYQTLNLMQVPKLRWHGCISRINMLLPMATSSVYIRNHFDHEAKKQVEEMITLIMESFVELLESEDWLSEETKDFAKIKVRSMSQKIGYPDYLNDTKAVDKEYQHYKVFPGDYYRTKFQFYEMYQHDALERIKLPVDRERWVAGAALVNAFYSPNTNEIIFPAGILQPVFYDKHFPSSMNFGGIGVVIGHEITHGFDDRGRLYDSVGNIRQWWDNTTIKRFEEKAQCIEEQYSNYFLDQISMRINGRSTKGENIADNGGLKQAYRAYKRYESRHSPPQKLPGVNLTHDQLFFLNYAQIWCGAMNDKEAIRKLRTSEHSPGPIRVKGPLSNSYDFAKAFNCPPGSHMNPVEKCRVW, from the exons catctgttattttatcatcaatGAATGCTTCTGCAAATCCATGTGATGATTTTTATGCATATGCCTGCGGAAATTGGATGAAAAATAATCCTATACCAGATGATGCTCCATCAGTTTCTAATTTTGAAAATCTTGGACATGATCTAGAATTAgcattaaaagaattattggAAGAAAAAGTGATTGAAGGATTAGATGGTGAAGCAGTTAAAAAAGCTAAAggattttataatttatgtttaaattcaa gtCAAATTATGAGCACATGGAGAAGTGTTTTTAATGAAGTAATTGAAAGTTTTGGTGGATGGCCAGCATTAGATCCTGATGTTGATGTTAgtgatattaaaattgaacATTTATATGGTAAAATGGTGTCGCAATTTAAAGCAGATAGCTTATTTAAGGCATCTGTTCAACCagatgataaaaattcaGAAAAACATATTATTCTCCTTGATCAACCagctttaaatttatttgccagagatttttatataatggaTGAAGCTGAAGATGAAAGACAGGCATATGTTACATTAATAACtgatgttttattattattagatgCTAGTAGTGAATCTGTTAATCAAAGTGCTAAAGAAATACTTGCATTTGAAACTCAATTAGCAAATGTGAGCGATTCATCATACAACGAAAAT gttACTGCTACAGAAGAACAACGACATGATATTGCtgatatgtataataaaataactcttggagaaatgaaaaaaaaattacctaATTTTGATtggatattattttttgatactttatttgaaaaaattccTGATACTAATggtaaaaagattatttttgatGATAGTACACAAATTGTTATATATGGTATtgattttgtttataaactTAATGAACTTTTACCAAAATATGAcaaaag aactattgttaattatttaaattggTGTTGGTTTTATAAAGCAATGGTAAGAGATCTTCCAGATCCATTTGCTTTtactatatttaaattttatcaaactCTTAATCTTATGCAAGTTCCCAAACTTCGTTGGCATGGATGTATATCAAGAATAAATATGCTTTTACCAATGGCAACATCAAGTGTTTATATTAGAAATCATTTTGATCATGAAGCTAAAAAACAAGTTGAAGAAATGATAACATTAATTATGGAATCATTTGTTGAACTTCTTGAAAGTGAAGATTGGCTTTCAGAAGAGACAAAAGATTTTGCTAAAATTAAAGTTAGAAGTATGAGTCAAAAAATTGGATATCCTGATTATCTAAATGATACAAAAGCAGTTGATAAAGAATATCAACATTATAAAGTATTTCCAGGAGATTATTATCGTACTAAATTTCAGTTTTATGAAATGTATCAACATGATGCTTtagaaagaataaaattaccCGTTGATAGAGAAAGATGGGTTGCTGGTGCTGCATTAGTTAATGCTTTTTATTCACCTAATActaatgaaattatttttccaGCTGGTATATTACAACCTGTCTTTTATGACAAACATTTTCCAAGTTCTATGAATTTTGGTGGTATTGGTGTTGTTATTGGACATGAAATTACACATGGTTTTGATGATAGAGGTCGTCTCTATGATAGTGTTGGTAATATTAGACAATGGTGGGATAATACTACAATTAAACGTTTTGAGGAGAAAGCGCAATGTATTGAAGAACAATattctaattattttttagatcAAATATCAATGAGAATTAATGGTAGAAGTACTAAAGGTGAAAATATTGCTGATAATGGTGGATTAAAACAAGCTTATAGAGCATATAAAAGATATGAAAGTAGGCATTCACCACCACAAAAATTACCAGGTGTAAATCTTACTCATGATCAATTATTTTTCCTTAATTATGCTCAG atatgGTGTGGAGCAATGAATGATAAAGAAGCAATTAGGAAATTACGTACATCAGAGCATTCTCCAGGTCCAATAAGAGTTAAAGGTCCTCTTTCAAATTCGTATGACTTTGCTAAAGCGTTTAATTGCCCACCAGGAAGTCACATGAATCCAGTCGAAAAGTGCCGTGTTTGGTAA